The Desulfobacterales bacterium genome segment CGCCCATTCTGGCCTGCTCGAATAGCACCAGTATGCTTCGCAGTCCCGAATGAACGAATCTAAGCCACTGGTAAACGCTTACGGGCATGAGTTTACCGTAAATCCGTACCCCCGGTGAACGGTTACATTTTGCATATAGGGACACAAGGCACTTAAGCGACCACCGGGTCCGGAGCCTGCTTCGGAAGTCTGCGTTGATTTGTCAGCGGCCTGTTCGCTTGCCGGGGTTGGGGTAATGACGCCGCGGCGTTGCTTATGCCCGGTGATCAATTACATGGATACCGGCCCGCACCGTTTGGCGTGGCGGGGATGTTATAGAAAGGAGCAGGTATGAGGAACATCATCACCCTGGGGTGTACGGTCTGTAAGAACCGGAATTACAGCACCACCAAGAATAAAAAAAATACGCCGCAAAAGCTTGAGTTTAAAAAGTATTGCCGGTTCTGTCGAAGTCATACCATGCATAAAGAGACCAAGTAGTGTCCGGCTGGAAGTTCTTTTTTCCGGCGGACGCCCTGCCGGGCGGCAAGGTGAGGTGGATTTCACCCTGGTCAACGGGTTGTCCCATCGTTACCTCAGGCTGATACCCCGGTTGCAGTTATCTGCCGGCACGGATTCAGGATATTTTCAGGTAGGCCAGTAGCTCTAATGGTAGAGCACCGGACTCCAAATCCGGGTGTTGGGGGTTCGAGTCCCTCCTGGCCTGCCACCTCAACCTGCTTTTCAGGTACAAGGCAGCAGGCGCACGGCATTGTGCGGTTGCGGCGGATTGATGGCGGCAAACAGTGATCAGGTAAAAATTACGGCAATCTACAGGCGGATGGGGGCGTGCCCCGGCTCCGCTGTTATTGATCGGTGGCCCCATTATTATGGCAGTGAAAAAGGGCGCTAAGTCCAAGAAAAGCGACAGGCCCCAGAAGAAAAAAGCCGTCCCCGAAGTGAAGACGACCACGCCCTCCCCCTATTCCATTGCCGGGATCAAGGGCTTCATCGGCGAAGTGCAGGGGGAGTTCCACAAGATCGCCTGGCCGGACAAAAAGGTGGTCATGGGGTCGACCGGGGTGGTTATCGTCCTGGTCATGCTTATTTCATTGTACCTCGGCGCGGTGGACCTGTTCGTCGGCAATATCGTCACCTCTATCTTGAAGTAACTGGCGGTCGGCGCGGCGTGATTACAAACCGGTCTTAAAGGATATCCGGCAAAGCTTATGGCGAGAAAATGGTACATAGTACATACCTACTCCGGGTTTGAAGAGAAGGTGAAGACCACCCTCCTGGAGAGGATCAGGGCCGCTGGCCAGGAGGTTCACTTCGGTGAGATCCTGGTACCCACCGAGCAGGTGCTGGAGATGATCAAAGGGACCAAGAAGACCACGGAAAGGAAGTTTTTTCCGGGTTATATCCTGGTCAACATGGATCTTAACAACGAAACCTGGCACACGGTCCGTTCCACCCCCAAGGTCACCGGGTTTGTGGGCAATGATCTCAACCCTCCTTCGTTGTCCGACGACGATGCGATGAAGATCATCGGCCGGATCAAGGATGGCGCCAAAAAACCAAAACCAAAGGTGGTGTACGAGGTCGGGGATCAGGTGCGGGTCATTGACGGGCCGTTTGCCAATTTCCAGGGAGTGGTCGATGAGGTCTTCCCTGATAAGGGTCGGGTTCGGGTGATGGTCAGTATTTTTGGCCGGTCAACTCCGGTGGAATTGGAGTTTGTCCAGGTATCCAAC includes the following:
- the rpmG gene encoding 50S ribosomal protein L33 → MRNIITLGCTVCKNRNYSTTKNKKNTPQKLEFKKYCRFCRSHTMHKETK
- the secE gene encoding preprotein translocase subunit SecE is translated as MAVKKGAKSKKSDRPQKKKAVPEVKTTTPSPYSIAGIKGFIGEVQGEFHKIAWPDKKVVMGSTGVVIVLVMLISLYLGAVDLFVGNIVTSILK
- the nusG gene encoding transcription termination/antitermination protein NusG; amino-acid sequence: MARKWYIVHTYSGFEEKVKTTLLERIRAAGQEVHFGEILVPTEQVLEMIKGTKKTTERKFFPGYILVNMDLNNETWHTVRSTPKVTGFVGNDLNPPSLSDDDAMKIIGRIKDGAKKPKPKVVYEVGDQVRVIDGPFANFQGVVDEVFPDKGRVRVMVSIFGRSTPVELEFVQVSND